The following nucleotide sequence is from Kineobactrum salinum.
GCTGGAGCATGATGGCGCCGCTGAAATCCGCGCCAAACTCCAGTTCCCTGAACTGGATCCGGACCATCTGCTGGCGGAATTTATCCTCTCTGGCTGGCACGGTTTTGCTTCCTGGTTGATCGGCAGCAATATGGTACTCAAGCAGGTGGGATTTGATTTTCCGGTGCAGCCCCACGAAGAGGAGTATCGCCACCTGTTCCCCTGGCCCCGCGCATACGGGCAGCCCTATCTGAGCCTGCGTTTCAGCGCCAGGTATCTGGATCGGCCGGTGGTGCAGAATATTCCCAGTCTGGAGCAATATATCGGTACCACACCGTTGTACCTGCTGCTTAACCCGGTAAATGACAACAGTTATGACGCACGCATTCGCCGTATTCTCGATGCCGCCGATAGCGGGCATTTTCCACCCTTCGACGAGGTGGCCGACAAGCTGCACATGACGACCAAGACTCTGCGCCAGAAGCTGAAAGAAGAGGGTATCAGCTACCAGAAAATCAAGGATGTGATCCGGCGCGATCGCGCCATTCATTACCTCAGCGTTTCCGCCTGCTCCGTAGCCGAGGTGGCACAGAAGGTCGGCTTTGCAGAGCCGGGCGCCTTTATTCGAGCGTTCAAGAGCTGGACCGGGCTGACTCCCGGCGCCTACCGTAGCCAGCGGGAGCGCGACCTCCCCTGAGTGGCTCCTGGCGACCACAAGATGGCGACATGCTTGCCATCCAGTCCCAGATTCTAACAGTTAATCAAAGACTATATGGTTCGCATTTACTTTACCCTTGGCCCTTGTCACGCACCCCCACGGGCAACTGTATCAGCTAGTCCGACTGTATTGCTGCGCCGCTTCCCATTGTATTCAGCCAAATAGCGATTGGCGCATTTGCGATAAAAGCTGGCGCATTTTTGGCAGGCCTGTAAGTTGAAAACGATTAAGCTACTAATTGGTATCAAAAACGGCAATTAAGATGATAATGAGGAATCCAAGAAAAGTAAATCGGAACACGTCGATTTAATCTGATCAGTATAGCGACAGCTAATGCTAGAAGTAACGCGCAGCCAAATTCACAGAATGAAAATAGTTTGATTCGCGATTCAGCACTATTGGGTGCTGAGGAGATAGCTTTGGACCTTGAAGGTAAAACTGCATTCATCACAGGTGCAGCCAGCGGTATTGGGCGTGCAACGGCCTGTGCGTTCGCTCGCGCTGGCGCCAATGTCATGATGGTAGATCGGGAAAAAGGTGGCCTCGAAGAAACTGCCGATATGGTTCGGAAGAACGGTGTGGCTGTTGGAACGGTGGTAGCCGATGTAACTGATAGAGTACAGATCAGTGAAGCGGTGAAGGCAACGATAGAGCAATTCGGTACTTTGGATTGTGCGCATAATAGTGCCGGATTCTATCCCGCCCCCATGGACATCGTTGATGTATCAGAAGACATTGCACGGCGTACTCTGGAGGTCAACTATTGGGCTACCTATTATTGCATGCAGGCACAGATAAAGGTCATGTTGGAACGAGGAGGCGGCACAATAGTAAACACCTCTTCAGTCGCCGGTCTTGTCGGAGCGCCGAATGATGCTGTGTACTCTGCGTCCAAACATGCAGTCGTTGGACTCACGAAATCGGTGGCGCTGGCATATGCTGCTCGAGGCGTTCGCATTAACGTAGTATGCCCGGGCGTGATTGAGACGCCGATGGTTGAAAAAATCATTGGTACCGATGAAGGACGTTCTGTAGTAACCGCAATGCATCCGATTGGCAGGCTCGGTGCGCCAGAAGAAATCGCTAATGCCGTGGTCTGGCTGAGTTCGCCCGCGGCAAGCTTTGTGGTTGCGACGAGCTTCGCTGTCGATGGCGGATTCACCGCCGACTGAATTTCGATAGTAAAACAAGCGGTAAGTGAATGAAAATATTATGCTATGAGAGAAAAACATATTACAGAAACGCTTTGATAGCTGCGCTGTTGTGCCCGTCAGGCGGCCTGAATGACAGATAGCATGATGTTTGACGCGGTGGCTCGCGTTTTCCGCGACATTTGCAGTCCCAATGCAATTAGACGCGGGTCGGCCGGTGAATGGTTGGCCGATGAGTGGCGCAACGTGATCGATCTGGGATTGACAAATTCCATGGTCGATGAAGACGTCGGCGGGCTGGGTATGCGCCCTCGGGAAATTGGCGATATTTTACGACTCGTTGGCTATTGGGCGCCGCCATTGCCGATCGGCGAGAATGTGTTGGCCACGGCTGTGCTCTCCCGCGCTGGTCTGGACATTCCGGATGGTGTGATTTCGATTGCGCCGCCGGCCGAAATGTCGCTCGCATTAACTCCACACCAGGCGGACTGGTCGATATCCGGGAAGGCCCATGGCGTTCCATGGGCGCGCTATTCAGACGCAGTGGTTGTGCAGTTGATTGACGAGGACCGCCGATATATTGCCGCTGTGCCCCAGTCTGGTTGCTCAGTAACGCCCGGCGATAATCTTGCCGGAGAGCCTCGGGATGATGTTGTGATTGACTGCGTGTTGCCCCAATCGTGTGTCGCAGAAACGTCGCTCAAACGTTTTGATGTCAATGCTTTAGGGGCTGCGTTACGCACTGTGATGCTGGCCGGCGCTGCAGAGCGAATACTGGAAATGAGCCTGGCGTTCGCAAGCGAGCATGAACAATTCGGCCGCCCGATCGCGGCGTTTCAAGCAGTTCAGCACAATCTTGCCGTCATGGGCGAGCAGGTCGCAATTTGTCGCGGTGCAGCAAATATTGCCAGCGATGCAATGTTTGTTCCGGGCGGAGATCTGGCGATCGCAGTGTCGAAAGCACAAGCCGGTGAAGCTGGCACAAAACTATGCAGTTTAGCTCACCAGGTTCATGGAGCCATGGGTTTTTCAGAAGAATACGACCTGCATCTTTACACAAAGCGAATTTGGGCCTGGCGTGAAGAATTCGGAAGCGAGAGTTTCTGGAACAGGCGTGTCGGTGATGCAGCGCTCGCTCATGATTCAGATCTATGGTCGCTTATCTCCAGTGAACTCAGAAGCACAGATTCTATTTATGACACACAGGCGGGGGAGTCACTATGAGCCCCGTCACACCCGGTTCGAGACGAATGAATTCATTCGATATTTTTCAAGATGAAAGCTAGAAAGAGGAGTAAAGATGGCTTCTGCAACGACTGATGATCCAATTGCCTACCCGAACCATTTCTTTATCGACGGCGACTGGGTCTCGCCTTCCAGTGATTCGGTCATTGACGTAATTAATCCTACTACTGAAGAGCTCTATTGTCGCATTGCAGAAGCGCAGGAAGCGGATATGGTAAAGGCAATCGCTGCTGCAAGAGAAGCTTTCGACAATGGGCCCTGGCCTCGCATGACGCATGCTGAGCGTGCGCAATATTTGGAAGCGATCGCCGCTGGAATCAACAAGCGTATCGAAGCGCTTGGCGACATTTGGACAAGCCAGGTGGGCGTTCTCCGCCGGGCCGCGAAATATGCGGTTCCGGGAATTGCGTCGACGTGGGAGTATTATGCGGGTCTCGCGGAGAGCTATGCGTGGCAGGAACAACGCAAGCCCAGTGCCGGCGGCGAAATAGCCCTGGTTGTCCGAGAGCCTGTTGGCGTCGTCGGCGCGATCATCCCTTGGAACGCTCCGCTTGCCATGATTGCGAACAAACTGGCGCCGGCCTTGATCGCAGGGTGCACCGTAATTCTTAAAGCATCGCCGGAAGCGCCGGGCGAAGCGTATATTATGGCGGAAATTGCCAAAGAAATCGGATTGCCGCCTGGCGTAATCAATGTTCTGACCGCTGATCGTCACGTGTCGGAGTCATTGGTGCGCAGTGGCGATGTCGATAAAATTACGTTTACGGGGTCCACCGCCGCGGGCCGACGCATCGGATCACTGTGCGGCGAGCGAATTGCGCGCTGTACGCTTGAGCTTGGTGGAAAATCAGCGGCCGTGATTCTCGATGATTACGATATTCAGACTGCTGCCAATACGATCACAGGAGCCGCCTGTTTCCTGACGGGCCAGGTTTGTTCATCTTTGACCCGCATCATTGTAAGCCGCAGCCGTCACGACGATATGGTTGAGGCTCTTGGGGCGGCTTTCGCAAAGATTAGCATTGGGGATCCCTTTGACAAGGCAACGATGATGGGGCCGCTGGCTACCAGCCGTCAGCGTGATCGTGTGGAAGGCTTCATCGACAGTGGTGTCGCGGATGGGGCAACACTGGCGGCAGGCGGTAAACGGCCTTCCAATCTCGATCGGGGGTTTTTTATTGAGCCAACTGTCTTCGGCAACGTAGACAATAATATGACAATCGCTCGCGAGGAGATCTTTGGGCCAGTATTGAGCGTTATCCCCGCTGATGATGAAGAACATGCAATTGAGATCGCCAACGATTCGATTTACGGACTGAATTCTTCGGTATTTACCAACGATGTCGACAGAGCAGATAGTGTCGCGCGCGTTCTTCGCGCCGGAACAGTTGGGCACAATTCATTTAGAACCGATTCATCGGTTTTATTTGGAGGCTTCAAGCGATCTGGCATTGGACGCGAAGGCAATATTGAAGGTCTTCAGCCCTATCTCGAATTGAAGGCGATTATTTACGACAAACAGCCGAGTAGCCTTGGATAATTGAAAAACTATTGGACCTCGTTTGGAAACAACGCGCTGGGGAAAGAATTTTCAGGCATCTGGCAAAAAATTCAGGAGTTACACAATGAAGGCAGCCGTCTTGCGCGAGGTCAATTCGCCTCTGACCATCGAAGATGTCAAGATCGACAAACCGGGTCCCAAAGAAGTACTTATTCGTACTTGTGCGACTGGTGTCTGCCATTCCGATCTGCATCTGGCGAACGGATCCTGGCGCACACCATTGCCCGTGATTCTCGGGCATGAATCATCCGGAATAGTCGAACAAATTGGTTCCGACGTGCGTCATGTAAAGCCCGGCGACCATGTGATTACCTGCATCTCGTCGCATTGCGGTCACTGCGAAGAGTGCTTGACCGGCCATATGTACATGTGCCTAAGCCCTGAGGATTCAAGACCGGAAGCTGATGGTGCACGTTTGTGGAAGGACGACAGTGCCGATTCCATCATTCACCAGCAGGCCAATCTTTCCGGCTATGCCGAACAGATGTTGGTTCCGCATAGTACAGTCACAGCGATTCGAAGGGATATGCCGTTAGATGTTGCCGCATTGATTGGTTGCGCGGTTACAACAGGAGCTGGCGCGGTGCTGAACACGGCGCAGGTCGGCTTTGGAGACACCGTCGCGGTGATCGGGTGTGGTGGCATCGGCCTGTGTGCAATTAACGCCGCATACATCGCAGGCGCAAGTCGTATCATCGCCATCGACACGCGAAAATCGAAGCTTTCCCTGGCCAGGGAGTTCGGTGCGACAGATG
It contains:
- a CDS encoding Zn-dependent alcohol dehydrogenase; translated protein: MKAAVLREVNSPLTIEDVKIDKPGPKEVLIRTCATGVCHSDLHLANGSWRTPLPVILGHESSGIVEQIGSDVRHVKPGDHVITCISSHCGHCEECLTGHMYMCLSPEDSRPEADGARLWKDDSADSIIHQQANLSGYAEQMLVPHSTVTAIRRDMPLDVAALIGCAVTTGAGAVLNTAQVGFGDTVAVIGCGGIGLCAINAAYIAGASRIIAIDTRKSKLSLAREFGATDVVDSATDDPVEQVRELTGGGVNYSFEAVGLKETAEQAFKMLRSRGVATIIGMIKPSVRLELRGADFLNERCLQGSAMGSNRFPVDMQRFVEFYMQGRLHLDKLISRRIKLDQINEAFDDLESGNVARSIIVFDT
- a CDS encoding acyl-CoA dehydrogenase family protein, which encodes MMFDAVARVFRDICSPNAIRRGSAGEWLADEWRNVIDLGLTNSMVDEDVGGLGMRPREIGDILRLVGYWAPPLPIGENVLATAVLSRAGLDIPDGVISIAPPAEMSLALTPHQADWSISGKAHGVPWARYSDAVVVQLIDEDRRYIAAVPQSGCSVTPGDNLAGEPRDDVVIDCVLPQSCVAETSLKRFDVNALGAALRTVMLAGAAERILEMSLAFASEHEQFGRPIAAFQAVQHNLAVMGEQVAICRGAANIASDAMFVPGGDLAIAVSKAQAGEAGTKLCSLAHQVHGAMGFSEEYDLHLYTKRIWAWREEFGSESFWNRRVGDAALAHDSDLWSLISSELRSTDSIYDTQAGESL
- a CDS encoding AraC family transcriptional regulator yields the protein MKDRTVACHYVQALIAPVERRGIASAPLLKAAGIAGEVVRDARARVPHTSYVRLVRKIWACLNDENIGLAEPPLPLGAFYYASHLMVNAPTLRKALMLGTGLYRYVNPAWSVELLEHDGAAEIRAKLQFPELDPDHLLAEFILSGWHGFASWLIGSNMVLKQVGFDFPVQPHEEEYRHLFPWPRAYGQPYLSLRFSARYLDRPVVQNIPSLEQYIGTTPLYLLLNPVNDNSYDARIRRILDAADSGHFPPFDEVADKLHMTTKTLRQKLKEEGISYQKIKDVIRRDRAIHYLSVSACSVAEVAQKVGFAEPGAFIRAFKSWTGLTPGAYRSQRERDLP
- a CDS encoding aldehyde dehydrogenase, with translation MASATTDDPIAYPNHFFIDGDWVSPSSDSVIDVINPTTEELYCRIAEAQEADMVKAIAAAREAFDNGPWPRMTHAERAQYLEAIAAGINKRIEALGDIWTSQVGVLRRAAKYAVPGIASTWEYYAGLAESYAWQEQRKPSAGGEIALVVREPVGVVGAIIPWNAPLAMIANKLAPALIAGCTVILKASPEAPGEAYIMAEIAKEIGLPPGVINVLTADRHVSESLVRSGDVDKITFTGSTAAGRRIGSLCGERIARCTLELGGKSAAVILDDYDIQTAANTITGAACFLTGQVCSSLTRIIVSRSRHDDMVEALGAAFAKISIGDPFDKATMMGPLATSRQRDRVEGFIDSGVADGATLAAGGKRPSNLDRGFFIEPTVFGNVDNNMTIAREEIFGPVLSVIPADDEEHAIEIANDSIYGLNSSVFTNDVDRADSVARVLRAGTVGHNSFRTDSSVLFGGFKRSGIGREGNIEGLQPYLELKAIIYDKQPSSLG
- a CDS encoding SDR family NAD(P)-dependent oxidoreductase, whose product is MDLEGKTAFITGAASGIGRATACAFARAGANVMMVDREKGGLEETADMVRKNGVAVGTVVADVTDRVQISEAVKATIEQFGTLDCAHNSAGFYPAPMDIVDVSEDIARRTLEVNYWATYYCMQAQIKVMLERGGGTIVNTSSVAGLVGAPNDAVYSASKHAVVGLTKSVALAYAARGVRINVVCPGVIETPMVEKIIGTDEGRSVVTAMHPIGRLGAPEEIANAVVWLSSPAASFVVATSFAVDGGFTAD